CGAGGGCCACGCCGGCTGCAACTTCGGCAAGGCACTCAAGGCCACCGTCACCGGGACCACCTGGACGGATAGCGAGGTCCTCCCGGGCCGGCCGTACTGCTACTCCGTGGTGGCCGCTGGCTCGAGCAACGCCTGCTACACCCAGGCCAGCACCTGCTCCTGCGTGACGCCCAACTGACCGGGTAGCCCGTGGGTTCTCCCGAGGCCGGAAGCCGCCGAAGCCTGGCGGTTTCCGGCCTTGGTGTTTTCAGGCTCCTTCACCTCCCGTTCAAAAAGATTGCATGCGATTCAATTGTTCACAATACTTCTGACACCCGAATCGCTCGCCGCGCGAGCAGACCTGGAGGAGTCATGTCTCGAGACGTTGCCGTGGCACGTCCCAGTCTCCTGAAGACCGTTGCACGCATCTGGCTGGGAGCCTCCCTGCTCCTCGCGGGGGCGGGCCACCTCACGTGGGCCCGTACCGAGTTCCTGGCCCAGGTGCCGAAGTGGGTCCCCCTCGACGCCGACTTCGTCGTCCTCGCCTCGGGCGTGGTCGAGCTCGTGCTCGGCGCGGCGCTGCTCTTCGCGCGCAGGCAGCGCACGCAAGTCGGGTGGGTGGTGGCCGCGTTCTTCGTCGCGGTCTTCCCGGGCAACATCTCGCAGTACACGAATGGCATCAGCGCGTTCGGTCTCGACACCGACAGGGCGCGGTTCATCCGGCTCTTCTTCCAGCCCGTCCTCGTCGCCTGTGCGCTCTGGTCCACCGGCGCGTGGGCGGCCTATCGCGCGTCGAAGCGCTCGAGTGACGCAACACCTTCCGCGGGCGCTAAGCGCCAGGACATCGGGTAGACATGCTTCCCCACCAGCGGCTCTTGAACTGGCTCGAGTTGGAAGACGAGCAACAGCAACTCGAGCAGTTCACCCACGTTTTCGCACCAGACGCGGCGCTCGATGGCGAGCTGGTGCCGTGGGACCGGGTGTTGGACATGTTGGAGGTCCAGGCCTGCCTGCGTGACGTGCGATCCGTCCTGGCCGAGGGATGCGATACACATGGCGTGGTGGTGCTCGAAGGACGCGACCCGGTGACGAGCCTGTGGCATCGAAAGGCCTGGGCGTTTACCGCTCGAGATGGACTCGTCCAGAAGGTCGCGTTGACCACTTCCCAAGGGCTGCCCTCGCCACAGGAGCGAAGTGGCGGTCGCCCTCGAGGCCGCCCATAGGAAGAGCCGCGCCCCCTCGTCACGGGACTGACACAGTCCCCGCCCTCGGCATGTCACGGGCTTGTGGTACTCCAGGGGCTTCACCTGGAGACCCCCCCATGCAACTCCGCACCCTCGCCCTCGCCAGCTTCGCCGCGCTCGCGGCCTGTACCAACGCCACGCCCGAGACCCCGCAGGAGACGGGCGTCAGCACCGCCGCGGCGACGGCCACCCGCCTCTACGCCTCCGTGGGCGACAACGAGCTCAGCTTCGAGACGCTCGGCACCTTCGAGGAGCGTGATGGCGTCCGCGCCCTCATCATCCGCGCCACCGCGAACCGCTACCTCTCGGACGTCCTGAGCTTCGTCCCCGACGACGCCTTCGGGGACGCGCACATCATCAGCGAGCGCCGGCTCGAGATCGTCCTCCACGAGGGCCACGAGCTCAACACCGTGCTCTCCGGCCTGCCGCTCTTCGTCCGCGTCGGCACCTTCACGGGCACGCCGCGCTCGTACACCGCGCGCATCGTGATTGCCCCGCGGTTCTTCGACTTCCGCGGCGACAGCGGCATCTGGATCGACGAGGCGGTGAATCCCATCTACGTCGTCCAGGGAAACACCAATCTCCTCTACCGCGGCCGCGCCTCGGTGTCCGGTTACGTGGACTGGCTCTCCGTCACGGCGCCCGATGGCATCCCGCAGGTCTACGGCCGGCCCAACTACCGCCTCGACTGGTCGTACCCGGCGCTGCACCAGGCCATCGATCCGCACACCGTGCCGCTCACCTTCAGCGCGGGCGCCGATGACGGCGTGGCCATGCAGAAGACGGCGCGCCTCGTCGCGCGCGTGACGGAGTTCGCGCTCACCGATGGCGACGCCTACGACGTCTGGCCCAGCCCGGGCTGCGACCCCACCGTCTACAACTGCTACCACTCCCAGCCCGCGGGCACGACGGACTTCGGCCAATGCGGCACCTACCGCCAGGTCCAGCGCTGCACGTACGCGAGCGCCTGCGAGGTGTTCCCCCAGCCGTTCTCGCTCACCGCCGCCGATGCCTCGTCCCTGGAGCCCGCGCGCGCGGCGTGGAACGAGGGCTCCACCCCCTTGTCCTGGTATGAAATCTCCTCCATCGCCGCCTCCACCACTCCCGAGTGCCCGGCCCAGCCGGTGACGTTGCAGGCCATCGTGGAGCACCTCGGGGCGGACCCGTCCCTGCCGGCCTTCACGGACGGCACCGTCACGGACCGCGCGGGCCTGGCGCAGAGTTACTTCTTCTCCGGCAGCAAGGGCGCCGCGCTGCTCTCGCAGCTGGATGCCTACACCGGCGGCGGCGACGTCCAGGCCTGGTTCTCCGGGGCGGAGGTGGCCTGCCACAACTGCCACGATTTCAAGGAGTGGGGCGTCCTCTACTACCCGGCCAGCCGCAAGGTCATCGTGCTCGACGGGCACCACGGCTACGACTCCTGAGCCAGCTCGAGCACCATCAACACCTGCCCGGGGTTATCGTGCCGGCCCATGAGCGAATCCCTCTGGACGGCGCGAGACTTCCTGAAGGCGGCCTGTGAGTTCGAGCGGATGACGCCCGAGCGCCACTTGTGGACCGACACCGGGTTGGCGTCGAATCCGCCGCGGCACGTGCGGCTGCAACGGCTGCGCGCGCTCGAGAAGGCATTCGACGTCCAGCCCGGCTTCGAGACGTTGTGGTCGGGTGACTTCATCGGGCAGCGGCCGTTCGAGCGTTACGCGTCCTTCCGCCAGCGCGTCATGAGCGACTGTGAGACGCAGTTCCCCCATGTGCTCCGCTCGGTGCACAGGCCCATGGATATCCACACCGTCCAGTGGATCTACGAGCGGCTGTTCCAGTTCCTCGCGGAGCACGCCTACCCGATGCTCGGCGTGAACGGCGGCGTCCTCGAGGCGAGCGGCTTCTCTCTCTACTCGCTGCTGCGGGTGGATCGCGCGCTCGACGCGATTCCCGAGGCGATCCGGCCCATCGAGGAGCTCGTCGGACTCGTCATCGATCCGGACGGCCGCTCCTTCACGGAGAAGGAGCTCGCCGGGCACGGTTGGCCGGAGGTGGATCTCTTCCAGCTTGACTGCGACTGGGTCTAGCAGGCCGCTGAAAAAGTCGGTCGAAGGGGCTCGACGGACCGAACGGGCGAAGTAACTCGAGTGGATGAAGACGGTGGGCGGCATCTTCAAGGACCGCGCAATATGAAGGGGTCTATTCGGATGCCATCACAGGATACCCCTATGCAGATTGTCGTCTCCGCCTCGCTGGTCATTGCCGCCGTCATCCATCTGCTGCCGCTGACCGGCGTCGTCTCCGCCAAAGCGCTGGCCCAGCTGTACGGCTTGCCGTTCGAGGAGAGCAACCTGCAGATTCTGATGCGCCACCGGGCCGTGCTGTTCGGTCTGCTCGGCGTCTTCCTCATGATCGCGGCCTTCACGCCGCGGTTACAAACGCTCGCGTTCGCCGCTGGCCTGATCAGCGCCGGATCGTTCCTCTGGATCGCGTTCGCCGTGGGTGGCTACAACGCGCTGCTTCAGCGCGTGGTCGTCGCCGACATCATCGCGGTAGCGTGCCTGCTGGTCGGGGCTGGGGTGCGCCTGTTTCAGGCGAGGGGCAGCGTGCCGCCGTAGCGCTCCTTCAATAAGCGCTCGCGGTAGAGCATGTACGCCCTCCCTGGAGGGGGGCAACAGGGGCGTGGGCCTGACGAGCCTCAACACCACGCGGCCTTATGTGGCCCTCGTGCTGGGACCAGGCGCGCACCTGCCATGGGCAATCCCAGGTGCTCCAAACAATTGCAGAAAAAAGGTGTTGTTGTTGCACAAAACCTAGAACTCATCCCTCCAGCTGTACAGCGTAAACCATCCACATCTGGCGCACTTGAGCTCGCTGCATTCGTTGACGCCGTCCAAGCCCGCAGACTCGTCCATGAAGATCTTGACGTTGCCTTCAACGTTGCCGCAGCCGTCGCGTGCGCAGGGCGACTGAGTGGGCTCGCCCGCGCTCACCCAGCGGCTGCCGTACGAGTGTGTCTGGTCGACGCGATTCGGACCCATGGACGCGTAATTCGCTGGCGCCCTCTGCGGCTTCTCCGACGCACTCGCCGATCCGCGGTGGTAATGGCTCTTCGGGGCATGTGCCACGCCGCAAGCATGGCACATAGAGATCTCGGGCGAGGCCCGCCGTGTGCTCAATGGAGCGCTCAGCCCTTCTTGACGATCTGGATGTTGAAGTCCGGGGTGCCCAGCGCACCCCACAGGCGGAGCCACAGCGGCAGGTAGCTCTCGGTGCCGCGCGAGGTGGTGATGTCGCCCAGGTCGATGATCTGCTTCCAGCCGAACCACTCGGTGAGGAGGCGCTTCACCTGGGCCTTCGCGTCGGCGTCGTTGCCGGAGACGAACACGGCGTGCTCTCCGGGGATGCGCGCGGGATCCACCATCACGTTCGCGCTGATGGTGTTGAGTGTCTTGACCACCTTCAGCTCGGGGAAGGCGCGCTGGATCTGCTCGCCGAGCGAGTCCGTGTTGGAGACGAACAGGGTCGGCGGCATGCCCTTGGAGAAGTCGAGCGGGTTGGAGATGTCCAGGAGGAGCTTGCCCTTCAGGTTCTCCTTGCCGGCGGCATTCAGGGCCTCGAGGGAGCCCGAGCCCGACGTGCAGTTGAAGATCAGCTCCCCGAAGGCCGTCGCGTCCGCGAACGTGCCCTGCGAGGCCTTCGCGCCAACCTTCTTCACCCAGGCCGCCGCCTTCTCGTTGTTCGCCGAGCGCGAGCCCATCTTCACCTCGTGCCCGAGCGCGACCAGCTTGCCGCCGATCGTCTCCCCCACCATTCCGGTACCGAGAACCGCGATCTTCATGGCTGTTCCTCCGTGAGGCGCCCCCTGTGTTGGCGCCGGAGAGGCTCACGGTAGCCGTCAACCGGATGCGGATCGAGCCCCCGGCCCCCCTAGTCCACCTGCACCTTGGCCAGCTGGCGGCGGCCGAGGAAGTCCTCCACACCCAGGGCGATGGCCTGGGCCACGTCCTCCTGGTACTTCTCCGAGGCCAGGCGGCTCTCCTCCTCGGCGTGGGACAGGAAGGACGTCTCCACGAGGATGGCCGGCATCTTCGCGCCCAGCAGCACGTAGAAGAGCGCCTCCTTCGTGCCCAGATCCCTCACGCCCTTGTAGCCGCTGGACAGGTGGCTCACGAGGTTCTTCTGCACCCGGGTGGCCAGCCGCGTGGACTCCTCGGTGTTGGCCTTGGTGGCCAGGTCCGCGAGGATGAACTGCAGGTCGCTGATGCCCTTCTCCGAGGACGCGTTCTCCCGCGCCGCCAGGCGGATGGAGTAGCGGTCCGCCGACGTGTTGAGCGTATACGTCTCGATGCCGCGCAGCTTCGAGGTGGGCGCCGAGTTGCAGTGGATGGAGATGAAGAGATCGCCCCGCATCTCGTTGGCCATGCGCGCGCGCTCCTCCAGCTTGAGGTAGCGATCGCCCTCGCGGGTGAGCATCACCTCCAGGCCCCGGTCTCGCAGCTCGCGCGCCAGCTTCTGCGCGATGGCCAGCGTCACTTCCTTCTCCTGCGTCCCCTTGCGGCCGATGGCACCCGTGTCATGGCCCCCGTGGCCCGCGTCGATCACCACCCGGCGCACCTTCAGCCCGAGCTGCTCCGCCAGCGTCAGCTCGGCGTGGCTGGACACCATGGCCACCGCCTTGAGCCGGGCCTGCGCCACATGCTCGTCCACCGGCGCGGTGACGGGCTTGTTCGCCGCGAGCACCTCGGTCTTCGTGGGCTGCACCTCGATCTTCGTGGGCTCCACGGCGGGCTTCACCGGCTCCACCGCGGGCTTCACGGGCTGCTCGGCCACCTTCACCGGCTCCACCACCGCCGGCTTCGCCGGGGGCTCCACGGAGGGCTTCACGGGCTGCTGCTCGGCCACCTTCACCGGCTCCACCGCCGCCGGCTTCGGCTCCGGAGCGGGCACCGGCTGCGGCGCCTGCTGCGGGGAGGCGGGCTCCCGCGAGTGCCGGCCAATGGCATCGATCAGCGGCGAGGCACCGGGCCGCTCCCCCGCCGTCGCGGAGGCCACGGTCTGCTGCGCGGGCGCCGGCTGCGGCTCGGCCGACTTGGACAGGTCGACACGGATCACCGGGAGTGGCTCGGTGGCGGCCGGCTTGGACGAAGGGGTGGAGGCCACGGCGGGCGGGGCCTTCTCGCGCGAGGGCGCGGGCGTCTTGGACGCGGGAGGCGGCGGCAGCGAGGCCAGCAGCGCCTTCAAGTCCCGGACGCGATCACCCTTGGGGTTCGACGAGAGGCTCCGGGTGATGACGCGGCGCGCCGCCTCGGGCTGATCCAACCGCTCGAAGTACATGCGCGCGAGCGTCAGCGCCGCGTCGTCCGCCAGCCGGTGACGCGGGTGGGACTCCATCACGCGGGTGTAGTCGGCGATGGCCGACTGCTGATCCTCGGCGACGAAGGAGATGCGGCTCAGCTCGCTGAGCAGCTCCGCGGCCGTGTAGAGCGCGTCCGGGGCCCGAGGGCTCTTGGGATGGCTGCTGGCCACGGCCTCGAAACGGGCCGCCACCTTGAGCCAGTTGTGGCGCAGCTTGCGCCGCGCGGCGTCGTCCTTGAGGGCGTAGTAGGACCGGCGTGCCTCCTGGTAGGCGGCCTCGGCGGGATCCCGTTTCGCCTGGGTGGCGATCGGCGACAGCACAGCCAGGAGCAGGACGAGGCGCGGGAGCATGGTCGGTCCTCCAAGGACGGAGAGGGCTACAGGTGTGTGTCACGGCCCCCCTGCCCCCGCAAATTTTCGCCCCCTCAGCGGACCCACCCCAAGGTCCGTGCCAGCTCCTCGTCGATGACACGGGCCTCGCCGGGCAGCGAGGACAGCACCGCGGCCAGCACCTTGTCTCCGTTGCGCACCGGCGCCCGGCCGGAGCGCAGGCGCGCGCGCACCGCGTGCGTCTGATCCTGCTTCCGGAAGCTGGCCGGGAAGAGCACCTCCCGGCGCGACTCCGGCAGCGGTCCGTCCGGAGTCAGCCACACCAGCATGCCCTTGCGCAGCGGCTCCAGCTCCGCGCGCAGCGTCCGCCGCAGCTCCCGCACGAAGAGGCCCACGCCCACGAGTGCCCCGAGCCCCAGTCCCCAGGGCACCAGCCCCAGCGTCTTCGCGCGCGCGCGCACGTACCCCGCCTCCCGCGGCTTGTCCGGCACACGCGGATCCACCAGCAGCCGGACGCGAGCCCCTGGCCCCAGGCCCTCGGCGTACTCGGCGTGGGTGCGCACTCCGCTGGCCGAGTACCGCACCTCGCCCACCGCGTAGAGCACCTCCAGCGTGGCCTCGGCGCCCTCGCGCTCGCCCCGGGGCGGCAGCGTCAGCGCCGCCAGCTGGCCTTCCAGCTCCTCGGCGCGCGCGAGGAAGTCCAGCTCCTCCACCACGAAGCGGCCCAGGGCCCCCGCGCCCGCGCCGAGCACCGCCATCAGCACCAGTCCCAGGGCCGCTCCGCGCACGAGCCGGGCAAGGGCACCGGGCACCTTCGAGAGGGGAACGCGTCGGGGAGCCTGGGGGATGGCGAGCTGCATGGCCCCATCCTACACCCTGCCCCTCCCGGCTCACCCCCAGGACAACACGTACTCGCTGGAGAGCGGCCCCAGCACCCGGCTCCACACCCGGGGCTCGCGCGCGCCCACCACCTCGAGCGCCGCCACCAGCGCGCCCTCCACGTACGCGCGCGGCAGGAAGTCCCGATCCAGCTGCACGAGGGCGCTGCCCGACTGCGCCCACGCCACCACGCACTGGCCCCCATTGGCCGAGGCCGCCGCGTACGCCATGGGCAGGCTGTCCAGCAGCTTCTTCGGTTCACCCGCCAACAGCGCCTGCAAGGGCCTGCCCGTGGCGGAGGCGAAGAAGTCCGTGGAGGCCCGGCGCCCCAGCGCCCGCATCGCCCCGGGGAAGTCCCCGTACCCGTTGCCCAGCAAGCGCGCCGCCGTCCACAGCAGCCGGAGGAAGTCACTCGTCGGGTAGCAGGTGAAGTCCGCGAACTTCCGCCTCCCACACACCTCGACGCAGTGCTCCACGGAGGCCTCGTCCCCCAACGCCCACATCACCTCCAGCACGCTGCGGAAGAACATCCCGCGCACACTGTCGGCTGGGGTCGCCAGTCCGAGTCTCCGCTCCAGCTCCAGTTCGGCCCCGAGCTCACCTGGGTCCGCGCCGGTCTCACGCCTCATTGCAACGCCCCTCCCGGGCAGCCTCTCCCCCCATCACCGCCCTAATATCGAGCAGGCGGGCGCATCTCGCACGGAAGAGCCGTTCCCAACGTTTGGATCCGAAACAGATCGCACCCGGGGTGCACCCTCGGGTGCGCTCCAGGCAGGCGCGCCCCCTGACGTATCCGCAACAGCGTGGCGAAATCCTTCACGCTGGCGGTGTATGATTGTGGACAGGCCGTCCGCGGGGCGCGGACGTGGGGGACGCACCTTCGTCATGTCGAGCACTTCCACCATCCAGGCGGGACAAGCGGTCGCGCAGACCGCGAGGCCCCATGGGCAGGGGCGTTGGAATCAGCGGCTGGGGGGGTGGATCCTCTCGCGGCTGGACGTCTTCCTGTCGAAGCCGCTGCGCCGGGCCGCGCCGGAGGAGGTGGTCCGCTGCCGCCTGCTGGTGTGCATCGCCCTGGGGCTGATGCTGCTCGACATGGTGCTGCTGCTCTCGCTGCCCGTCAGCCCCCAGCCCCTGATGCACGCCACGATCGGGCTCTTCTCCCTCTCCATGAACACGGCCGCGCTGGTGCTGCTGCGCCGCCGCTCCTCCCACGAGCTCTCCGCGCTGATCGTCTGCTCGACCATCGCCGCCACGTTCGTCTTCACCTGCATCACCAGCACCCGGCCCTTCTCGGCCTCGCACGCCGCGAGCATGCTCCTGCCCGCGATGTCGGTGTACCTGATGGGGGCCCGCCTGGGGTTCATCCTCACCGTGCCCGTGGCCCTGTTCGTGGGCCTCATCCACCCCGTCCACTTCCTCGCCCGCTCCTCCGAGCCCATCCACGCGGGCAACCTGTGGATCGTGGATGTCTGCGCCGCCATCTGCATGATGGTCATCTGGGCGGTGAGCTGGCTGCACACGGCCGCGCGCAACCAGGCCCACGCGGCGCGCGAGCAGGCGTTGCGCACCGTGCGCGAGAGCGAGCGCAAGCTGCACAGCCTCATCGAGCACACCGATGACCAGGCGTGCTCGGTGGACGTGGAGGGGCGGCTCATCATCGCCAACTCGGCCATGCGGCGCGCCTACCGCGAGCGCTATGGGTTCGAGCCGGTGCCGGGCGAGCCCTTCCTCGCCCGCGCTCCCCCGGAGCATCAACAAGGCTTCCAACAGCTCCTCGCGAAGGCGCTCAGCGGGCAGGGCGTGAGGCACGAAGACACCTTCGTGCGAGGGGACCGGACCCAGGTCACCGACATCTCCTACAACCCCGTCTTCGGCGAGGATGGCCGGCCGCTGGGGGTGAACCTCTTCGGACGGGACATCACCGAGCGCAAGGAGTCCGAGCTCAAGCTCAGCGAGATGCACCGCAGCCTGCTGGACGTCTCCCGCCACGCGGGCATGGCCGAGGTGGCCACCGGCCTGCTGCACAACGTGGGCAACACGCTCAACAGCGTCAACGTCTCGGCCAACCTCGTCACCGAGCGCCTGCGCGGCCTGCGGGTGAGCGGGCTCGTGCGCTCCGCGGAGCTGCTGCGCGAGCACTCCGAGGATCTGTGCACCTTCCTCGCCACGGATCCCCGCGGCCGGCAGCTCCCGGCCTACCTCATCGCCCTGGCGGACCAGCTCACCGAGGAGCAGCAGGCGCTGCTGGACGAGCAGCGGACGCTCACCGAGGGCCTCGAGCACGTCAAGTCCATCGTCAGCATGCAGCAGGAGCACGCGCGCTTCGCCGGCATGGTGGAGCTCATGTCGGTGACGCGGCTCATCGACGACGCCCTGCGCCTGCAGTCCGTCTCCTTCTCCCGCCATGGCATCGAAGTCCACCGCGAGTACACGGACGTGCCGCCCATCCTGCTGGACCGGCACAAGCTGCTGCAGATCATCCTCAACCTGCTGAGCAACGCGCGGCACGCGGTGATCGACAGCGGCAGGCCGGACAAGCGCATCACCATCCGCGTCGCGCCCGCGCCCGAGGACCGGCTGCGCATCCAGGTGTCCGACAACGGCCTGGGCATCCCCGCGGAGAACCTGGGGCGACTCTTCTCACAGGGCTTCACCACCCGGAAGAACGGCCACGGCTTCGGGCTGCACATCAGCGCCCTGTCCGCCATCGAGATGGCCGGCAGCCTCACCTGTGAGAGCGAGGGCGAAGGCAGGGGCGCCACCTTCACCGTCGAGCTGCCCATGCAGAGCGAGGATCCCCGCCTCTGAGGGAGGGGATCCCCGGTCCTCGTCCTGCTACTTGGACTTCAGGTCGCGCTCACCCAGGTTGGTGGCGCCGATCCACCGCAGGCGGTTGAAGCCGTCGAGGTTCTTGTTGGCGATGACCTGGAAGCAGGTGGACGCGCCCTGGGCGGCGATCTCCACGGACCAGCCGAGGAACATCTGCCAGAGGCGGAACCACCACTCGCCGTAGGTCTTCACGACGTCGGCGCGGTTGGCCATCCAGTTGTCGTACCAGCGCGAGATGGTGAGCGAGTAGTGGATGCCCACGTTCTCCACGCTGTGGATCTCGAAGCCCGCGGTCTCCAGGTTGCTCACCACGAAGGAGAGCGGCATGGAGGCGTCAGCGCCCGGGAAGATGTACTTGTTCATGAAGAGGCCCCACACCAGGTCCTCGAAGTGGAAGCCCAGGGTGCCCTTCTTGGCGCGCAGCCCGGCGATCTGCAGGTAGAAGAGCCCGTCGTCGGCGAGCATCCCGTACACCTGCTTCATGAAGTCCTGGAACTTGCGCACGCCCACGTGCTCGGCCATCTCCAGGCAGGAGATCTTGTCGTACGGGCCGGCGGGGATGTCGCGGTAGTCCAGCGTGAGGATGCGGGCGCGATCGCTCACGCCCATGCGCTGGATCTGCTCCGTGCCGTACGCGGCGCCCTTCTCCGCGATGGTGATGCCCGTCGCGTCCACGCCGTAGTCCTTGGCGGCCGTCGCCACCAGCGTGCCCCAGCCACAGCCGATGTCGAGGTAGCGCTCGCCCTTCTGCAGCTGCAGCTTGTCGCAGACCAGCTTCATCTTCTGATCCTGCGCCTGCTCCAGCGTCTG
The sequence above is drawn from the Archangium gephyra genome and encodes:
- a CDS encoding DoxX family protein, which codes for MSRDVAVARPSLLKTVARIWLGASLLLAGAGHLTWARTEFLAQVPKWVPLDADFVVLASGVVELVLGAALLFARRQRTQVGWVVAAFFVAVFPGNISQYTNGISAFGLDTDRARFIRLFFQPVLVACALWSTGAWAAYRASKRSSDATPSAGAKRQDIG
- a CDS encoding NADPH-dependent F420 reductase — protein: MKIAVLGTGMVGETIGGKLVALGHEVKMGSRSANNEKAAAWVKKVGAKASQGTFADATAFGELIFNCTSGSGSLEALNAAGKENLKGKLLLDISNPLDFSKGMPPTLFVSNTDSLGEQIQRAFPELKVVKTLNTISANVMVDPARIPGEHAVFVSGNDADAKAQVKRLLTEWFGWKQIIDLGDITTSRGTESYLPLWLRLWGALGTPDFNIQIVKKG
- a CDS encoding N-acetylmuramoyl-L-alanine amidase, with product MLPRLVLLLAVLSPIATQAKRDPAEAAYQEARRSYYALKDDAARRKLRHNWLKVAARFEAVASSHPKSPRAPDALYTAAELLSELSRISFVAEDQQSAIADYTRVMESHPRHRLADDAALTLARMYFERLDQPEAARRVITRSLSSNPKGDRVRDLKALLASLPPPPASKTPAPSREKAPPAVASTPSSKPAATEPLPVIRVDLSKSAEPQPAPAQQTVASATAGERPGASPLIDAIGRHSREPASPQQAPQPVPAPEPKPAAVEPVKVAEQQPVKPSVEPPAKPAVVEPVKVAEQPVKPAVEPVKPAVEPTKIEVQPTKTEVLAANKPVTAPVDEHVAQARLKAVAMVSSHAELTLAEQLGLKVRRVVIDAGHGGHDTGAIGRKGTQEKEVTLAIAQKLARELRDRGLEVMLTREGDRYLKLEERARMANEMRGDLFISIHCNSAPTSKLRGIETYTLNTSADRYSIRLAARENASSEKGISDLQFILADLATKANTEESTRLATRVQKNLVSHLSSGYKGVRDLGTKEALFYVLLGAKMPAILVETSFLSHAEEESRLASEKYQEDVAQAIALGVEDFLGRRQLAKVQVD
- a CDS encoding DUF3592 domain-containing protein gives rise to the protein MQLAIPQAPRRVPLSKVPGALARLVRGAALGLVLMAVLGAGAGALGRFVVEELDFLARAEELEGQLAALTLPPRGEREGAEATLEVLYAVGEVRYSASGVRTHAEYAEGLGPGARVRLLVDPRVPDKPREAGYVRARAKTLGLVPWGLGLGALVGVGLFVRELRRTLRAELEPLRKGMLVWLTPDGPLPESRREVLFPASFRKQDQTHAVRARLRSGRAPVRNGDKVLAAVLSSLPGEARVIDEELARTLGWVR
- a CDS encoding TIGR02265 family protein, translated to MRRETGADPGELGAELELERRLGLATPADSVRGMFFRSVLEVMWALGDEASVEHCVEVCGRRKFADFTCYPTSDFLRLLWTAARLLGNGYGDFPGAMRALGRRASTDFFASATGRPLQALLAGEPKKLLDSLPMAYAAASANGGQCVVAWAQSGSALVQLDRDFLPRAYVEGALVAALEVVGAREPRVWSRVLGPLSSEYVLSWG
- a CDS encoding ATP-binding protein; the protein is MSSTSTIQAGQAVAQTARPHGQGRWNQRLGGWILSRLDVFLSKPLRRAAPEEVVRCRLLVCIALGLMLLDMVLLLSLPVSPQPLMHATIGLFSLSMNTAALVLLRRRSSHELSALIVCSTIAATFVFTCITSTRPFSASHAASMLLPAMSVYLMGARLGFILTVPVALFVGLIHPVHFLARSSEPIHAGNLWIVDVCAAICMMVIWAVSWLHTAARNQAHAAREQALRTVRESERKLHSLIEHTDDQACSVDVEGRLIIANSAMRRAYRERYGFEPVPGEPFLARAPPEHQQGFQQLLAKALSGQGVRHEDTFVRGDRTQVTDISYNPVFGEDGRPLGVNLFGRDITERKESELKLSEMHRSLLDVSRHAGMAEVATGLLHNVGNTLNSVNVSANLVTERLRGLRVSGLVRSAELLREHSEDLCTFLATDPRGRQLPAYLIALADQLTEEQQALLDEQRTLTEGLEHVKSIVSMQQEHARFAGMVELMSVTRLIDDALRLQSVSFSRHGIEVHREYTDVPPILLDRHKLLQIILNLLSNARHAVIDSGRPDKRITIRVAPAPEDRLRIQVSDNGLGIPAENLGRLFSQGFTTRKNGHGFGLHISALSAIEMAGSLTCESEGEGRGATFTVELPMQSEDPRL
- a CDS encoding SAM-dependent methyltransferase; the protein is MDAPVSFRLNPKGPAAARYGAGKVPMTTLIEDYIHERLDIEGDFRAFIRERHSVADYKFVADHFKFLLTNFLPEVLIHSQEQDIRIGREHYDRGNDFFGWFLGPRMIYTSGFFTSPNQTLEQAQDQKMKLVCDKLQLQKGERYLDIGCGWGTLVATAAKDYGVDATGITIAEKGAAYGTEQIQRMGVSDRARILTLDYRDIPAGPYDKISCLEMAEHVGVRKFQDFMKQVYGMLADDGLFYLQIAGLRAKKGTLGFHFEDLVWGLFMNKYIFPGADASMPLSFVVSNLETAGFEIHSVENVGIHYSLTISRWYDNWMANRADVVKTYGEWWFRLWQMFLGWSVEIAAQGASTCFQVIANKNLDGFNRLRWIGATNLGERDLKSK